From the genome of Bacteroides sp. MSB163, one region includes:
- a CDS encoding YceD family protein, translating into MGKFDKYKIDLKGMQADSCKYEFVLDNLFFANIDGPEVQKGKVNVTLVVKKTSRAFELNFQTDGMVWVPCDRCLDDMEQPVSSTDKLMVKFGHEYAEEGDNLIVIPEEEGEINVAWFMYEFIALAIPMKHVHAPGKCNKAVSSKLHKHLRTKADEDDAEDEIFIEGEDAMPGGDVEETQIDPRWNELKKILDNN; encoded by the coding sequence TTGGGAAAGTTTGATAAATACAAAATTGATTTGAAAGGCATGCAGGCAGACTCTTGTAAGTATGAGTTTGTACTGGATAACCTTTTCTTTGCTAACATTGATGGACCAGAAGTACAAAAGGGTAAGGTTAATGTTACGCTGGTTGTAAAGAAAACATCTCGTGCTTTCGAATTGAACTTCCAGACGGATGGAATGGTATGGGTACCGTGTGACCGCTGCCTGGATGATATGGAACAACCGGTAAGCTCTACAGATAAGCTGATGGTGAAGTTCGGTCATGAGTATGCTGAAGAAGGTGATAACCTCATTGTGATTCCCGAAGAAGAAGGAGAGATCAATGTGGCATGGTTTATGTATGAGTTTATTGCATTGGCTATTCCGATGAAGCATGTACATGCTCCCGGAAAGTGTAACAAGGCAGTGAGCAGTAAGTTGCATAAGCATTTGCGGACGAAAGCGGACGAAGATGATGCGGAAGATGAAATCTTTATTGAAGGTGAAGATGCAATGCCGGGAGGTGATGTAGAGGAAACTCAGATTGATCCGCGCTGGAACGAATTAAAGAAAATATTAGATAACAATTAA
- the rpmF gene encoding 50S ribosomal protein L32, whose protein sequence is MAHPKRRQSKTRTAKRRTHDKAVAPTLAICPNCGEWHVYHTVCGACGYYRGKLAIEKEAAV, encoded by the coding sequence ATGGCACATCCTAAGAGAAGACAGTCTAAAACAAGAACTGCAAAGAGAAGAACTCATGATAAGGCAGTAGCTCCTACATTGGCAATTTGCCCGAACTGTGGTGAATGGCATGTATATCACACTGTATGTGGTGCTTGCGGATATTACAGAGGCAAGCTTGCTATTGAGAAAGAAGCTGCTGTTTAA
- the era gene encoding GTPase Era has product MHKAGFVNIVGNPNVGKSTLMNALVGERISIATFKAQTTRHRIMGIYNTDDMQIVFSDTPGVLKPQYKLQESMLNFSTSALADADVLLYVTDVVETPDKHNEFIEKVARMEIPVLLLINKIDLSNQEKLVELVEAWKALLPNAEIIPISATTKFNVEYVMKRVKELLPDSPPYFDKDQWTDKPARFFVNEIIREKILLYYDKEIPYSVEVVVEQFKEDAKKIHINAVIYVERDSQKGIIIGKQGKALKKVATEARRDLERFFGKTIFLETFVKVDKDWRSSDKELRNFGYQLD; this is encoded by the coding sequence ATGCATAAAGCTGGTTTTGTAAACATCGTGGGAAATCCGAATGTAGGTAAGTCTACGCTGATGAACGCCTTAGTGGGTGAGCGGATTTCGATTGCTACTTTTAAGGCGCAGACAACTCGCCACCGCATTATGGGTATCTATAATACGGACGATATGCAGATTGTATTCTCGGATACTCCGGGCGTGCTGAAGCCACAGTATAAGTTGCAGGAGTCTATGCTGAATTTTTCTACCTCGGCATTGGCGGACGCGGATGTTTTGCTATATGTGACGGATGTGGTTGAGACGCCTGATAAGCATAATGAGTTTATAGAAAAGGTGGCACGTATGGAAATACCTGTCCTGCTGCTTATCAATAAGATCGATTTGTCGAATCAGGAGAAATTGGTGGAGCTGGTGGAAGCATGGAAAGCATTGTTGCCTAATGCAGAAATTATTCCGATTTCCGCAACTACGAAATTCAATGTGGAATATGTGATGAAGCGGGTGAAGGAATTATTGCCGGATTCGCCGCCTTATTTCGACAAGGATCAATGGACGGATAAACCGGCGCGTTTCTTTGTGAATGAGATTATCCGCGAGAAAATTCTATTATATTATGACAAAGAGATACCCTATTCGGTAGAGGTAGTGGTGGAACAATTTAAGGAGGATGCGAAGAAGATACATATCAATGCTGTGATTTATGTAGAGCGTGATTCGCAGAAAGGAATTATTATCGGTAAGCAGGGCAAGGCACTGAAAAAAGTGGCTACTGAGGCGCGCCGTGATTTGGAAAGGTTCTTCGGAAAGACTATTTTCTTGGAGACATTTGTGAAAGTGGATAAGGATTGGCGTAGTTCGGACAAAGAGTTGCGCAATTTTGGTTATCAACTGGATTAG
- a CDS encoding beta-ketoacyl-ACP synthase III: MEKINAVITGVGGYVPDYILTNEEISRMVDTNDEWIMTRIGVKERHILNEEGLGTSYMARKAAKQLMQRTGSNPDDIDLVIVATTTPDYHFPSTASILCDKLGLKHAFAFDLQAACSGFLYLLETGANFIRSGRYKKIILVGGDKMSSMVDYTERATCPIFGDGAAAVMMEPTTEDVGVMDAILRTDGKGLPFLHMKAGGSVCPPSYFTVDNHMHFLYQEGRTVFKYAVSNMSDACVAIAERNNLTKDNIDWIIPHQANLRIIDAVAHRLEVPREKVMINIERYGNTSAGTLPLCLWDFEDKLKKGDNLIFTAFGAGFTWGAVYVKWGYDGKKQ; encoded by the coding sequence ATGGAAAAAATAAATGCAGTAATTACAGGAGTCGGCGGATATGTACCCGATTATATCTTGACGAATGAAGAGATATCAAGAATGGTGGATACCAATGATGAATGGATTATGACCCGTATCGGAGTAAAGGAAAGACATATCTTGAATGAAGAAGGGTTGGGAACTTCGTACATGGCTCGTAAAGCCGCAAAGCAGTTGATGCAGCGTACAGGTTCTAATCCTGATGATATTGATCTGGTGATTGTCGCTACTACTACTCCTGATTATCATTTCCCTTCTACAGCTTCTATCCTATGTGATAAGCTTGGATTAAAACATGCTTTTGCTTTTGACTTACAGGCTGCTTGTAGTGGTTTCTTGTACTTGTTGGAAACGGGAGCTAATTTTATCCGTTCGGGGAGATATAAGAAAATTATTTTAGTGGGTGGTGACAAAATGTCGTCTATGGTGGATTATACCGAACGTGCTACTTGCCCGATCTTTGGTGACGGGGCAGCTGCGGTTATGATGGAACCGACTACTGAGGATGTTGGTGTCATGGACGCTATTTTAAGAACAGACGGTAAAGGGTTACCTTTCTTGCATATGAAGGCCGGTGGTTCTGTATGTCCTCCTTCTTATTTCACAGTGGATAATCACATGCACTTTCTTTATCAGGAAGGTCGTACAGTATTTAAGTATGCCGTATCCAATATGTCGGACGCTTGTGTGGCTATTGCGGAAAGAAATAATCTCACTAAGGATAATATCGACTGGATTATTCCTCATCAGGCGAACTTGCGCATCATTGATGCAGTAGCTCACCGCTTGGAAGTTCCTCGCGAAAAGGTAATGATTAATATAGAACGTTATGGTAATACAAGTGCCGGTACGCTTCCGCTTTGCCTGTGGGATTTCGAGGATAAACTTAAAAAAGGCGATAACTTGATCTTTACGGCATTCGGTGCAGGATTTACTTGGGGAGCCGTTTATGTGAAGTGGGGATATGATGGAAAAAAACAGTAA
- a CDS encoding sensor histidine kinase, with translation MRFIKEIHPIKFWLVLAAMVIAVASLYVSHSLISDLSAEERVRMEVWAEAMKNLQTADGNTDLTMVLKVLNANHTIPVIVVDQNEDVQTYRNIKLSSADTIASLKRKLSDFNRESNCIRIDLNGDGDYLSVYYGPSLMLTRLAVYPYVQLTVVLIFVLIAIFALLSSKKAEQNKVWVGLSKETAHQLGTPISSLMAWTELLKTQYPQDDLIPAMAEDVERLQMIANRFSKIGSIPELEDADLKALLERVTDYIAHRTSDKVKISTHVPDSLSPVRLNVALFEWVIENLCKNAVDAMGGVGVLVISVQETSRYWCVDVADTGKGIDKRYFETVFAPGYTTKKRGWGLGLSLARRIVVEYHSGSIFVKQSEINKGTIFRIELKK, from the coding sequence ATGCGCTTTATAAAGGAAATCCATCCGATAAAATTCTGGTTGGTATTAGCTGCCATGGTGATAGCTGTTGCCTCTCTTTATGTCTCACATTCTCTGATAAGCGATTTATCTGCTGAAGAACGAGTACGTATGGAAGTGTGGGCGGAAGCAATGAAGAATTTGCAAACTGCAGATGGAAATACGGATTTGACTATGGTCTTGAAAGTTCTGAATGCCAATCATACTATTCCGGTAATCGTGGTTGATCAGAATGAGGATGTACAGACATATAGGAATATAAAACTGTCTTCGGCTGATACAATAGCCTCCTTAAAGAGAAAACTGAGTGATTTTAACCGTGAAAGTAACTGTATTCGCATAGATCTTAATGGCGATGGCGATTATCTGAGTGTATATTATGGACCTTCCCTTATGCTTACCCGGTTGGCTGTTTATCCTTATGTTCAATTAACGGTAGTACTTATTTTTGTTCTTATTGCTATCTTTGCTTTGTTGAGTTCTAAAAAGGCGGAACAGAATAAAGTATGGGTTGGGTTATCCAAGGAAACTGCCCATCAACTGGGAACTCCGATCTCTTCACTAATGGCATGGACGGAATTACTGAAGACACAATATCCACAGGATGATTTGATTCCTGCTATGGCGGAAGATGTGGAGCGTTTACAGATGATTGCTAATCGTTTCTCTAAAATCGGTTCTATCCCTGAGCTGGAGGATGCTGATTTAAAAGCTCTGTTGGAACGGGTGACGGATTATATAGCCCATCGTACTTCAGACAAAGTGAAAATCAGTACCCATGTACCCGATTCACTTTCCCCCGTGCGGCTGAATGTTGCTCTGTTTGAATGGGTGATAGAAAATCTTTGTAAGAATGCTGTTGATGCAATGGGTGGAGTAGGAGTATTGGTTATTTCGGTGCAGGAAACGTCAAGATATTGGTGTGTTGATGTGGCAGATACGGGGAAAGGAATTGACAAACGATATTTTGAAACGGTCTTTGCTCCTGGATATACCACTAAGAAAAGGGGATGGGGATTGGGCCTTTCATTAGCACGAAGGATTGTGGTTGAGTATCATTCTGGATCCATTTTTGTGAAGCAATCGGAGATCAATAAGGGGACGATATTCAGAATAGAGCTTAAAAAATGA